In Candidatus Rokuibacteriota bacterium, one DNA window encodes the following:
- a CDS encoding acyl-CoA dehydrogenase family protein, which produces MDFTLSAEQRELRARARTLADGVFRDRAARWDEEEAYPWDNVKDLVRAGFMGITIPRSHGGRGGSVLDVLLVVEEIARVCGVTARIVVEGSLGVVGALTAYGTEAQKRRYFPWVLEGEKPAIAITEPEAGSAATDMVTRADESPEGYALTGEKRWITGAGTSRLYLVYCRLGQAPGAAGIGGVLLERDSAGFRIGERDRTMGLRGIPEGRLHFDRCRVGREQVLVGPPDGFKKLMRAYNSQRLGAATVALGIAQGAYELALAFAQERRQFGRPIADFQGIRWKLADMAIKLDAARLLIHRAACTDVEGFPEPLQSAKAKTFAAEIAQEVTGQALQIHGAAGYGRGLPLERMARDARMFAIGGGTVEMMRNLIADRILPTRADFRR; this is translated from the coding sequence ATGGACTTCACGCTCAGCGCCGAGCAACGAGAGCTCCGGGCCCGGGCGCGGACGCTGGCCGACGGCGTCTTCCGCGACCGGGCCGCCCGCTGGGACGAGGAAGAGGCCTACCCGTGGGACAACGTCAAGGACCTCGTGCGGGCGGGCTTCATGGGGATCACCATCCCCCGTTCCCATGGTGGCCGGGGCGGCTCCGTTCTCGACGTGCTGCTCGTGGTGGAGGAGATCGCCCGCGTCTGCGGCGTCACGGCGCGCATCGTGGTCGAGGGGAGCCTCGGCGTCGTGGGCGCGCTCACCGCCTACGGGACCGAGGCGCAGAAGCGGCGCTACTTCCCCTGGGTGCTGGAGGGCGAGAAGCCCGCCATCGCCATCACCGAGCCGGAGGCGGGGTCGGCCGCCACCGACATGGTGACCCGGGCCGACGAGAGCCCCGAGGGATATGCTCTCACGGGGGAGAAGCGCTGGATCACAGGGGCAGGCACCTCACGTCTGTACCTCGTCTACTGCCGCCTCGGCCAGGCGCCCGGCGCCGCCGGCATCGGCGGCGTGCTCCTCGAGCGCGACAGCGCCGGCTTCCGCATCGGGGAGCGCGACCGGACCATGGGGTTGCGCGGGATTCCCGAGGGGCGGCTGCACTTCGACCGCTGCCGTGTCGGGCGCGAGCAGGTTCTCGTGGGGCCGCCCGACGGCTTCAAGAAGCTGATGCGCGCCTACAACAGCCAGCGGCTGGGCGCGGCCACCGTGGCGCTGGGGATCGCCCAGGGGGCCTACGAGCTGGCGCTGGCCTTCGCCCAGGAGCGGCGCCAGTTCGGGCGCCCCATCGCCGATTTCCAGGGCATCCGCTGGAAGCTGGCGGACATGGCCATCAAGCTGGACGCCGCGCGCCTGCTCATCCATCGCGCCGCCTGCACGGACGTGGAGGGGTTCCCGGAGCCGCTCCAGTCGGCGAAGGCCAAGACATTCGCCGCGGAGATCGCGCAGGAGGTCACGGGCCAGGCGCTGCAGATCCACGGCGCGGCCGGCTACGGACGCGGGCTGCCGCTGGAGCGGATGGCGCGGGACGCCAGGATGTTCGCCATCGGCGGTGGCACCGTCGAGATGATGCGCAACCTGATCGCCGACCGCATCCTTCCCACCCGGGCCGACTTCCGCCGCTGA
- a CDS encoding YtxH domain-containing protein, with product MSEGRGSDAAGYLGWFFLGAIAGAAAALLLTPKTGREARELLAEHGGDVLKKAQEAAGEAQVKAGDLLDKGREYVEQQTGRLISAFEAGKAAMREEMSQERGTSE from the coding sequence ATGTCGGAGGGACGTGGTTCTGACGCGGCGGGATATCTCGGCTGGTTCTTCCTCGGCGCCATCGCCGGAGCCGCGGCCGCTCTGCTCCTGACGCCGAAGACCGGGCGCGAGGCGCGGGAGCTCCTGGCCGAACACGGCGGCGACGTCTTGAAGAAGGCGCAGGAGGCGGCCGGCGAGGCCCAGGTCAAGGCCGGAGACCTCTTGGACAAGGGGCGCGAGTACGTCGAGCAGCAGACGGGCCGTCTCATCTCTGCGTTCGAGGCGGGCAAGGCTGCGATGCGCGAGGAGATGAGTCAGGAGCGCGGCACGAGCGAGTGA
- a CDS encoding acyl-CoA carboxylase subunit beta, producing MPLEDRFDELRHRNQLADLGGGPERIERQHRAGKKTARERLEILLDKGSLAEVDKLVVHQSRDFGMETQRIPGDGVVVGSGRIHGRPVYVFAQDFTVFGGSLSEAYARKICKIMDLAMKTGVPVIGLNDSGGARIQEGVVSLAGYADIFLRNTLASGAIPQISAIMGPCAGGAVYSPAITDFVFMVKHSSYMFVTGPDVIKAVTHEEVSFEELGGASTHGGTSGVAHFAAESEDECLALIRELMTFLPQNNLEDPPVRQALDPPDRVDEELQSAVPEQPNKPYDIKDIVRPVLDDRYFFEVQADYAPNIVIGFGRLNGRPVGVVANQPAHLAGCLDISASVKAARFVRFCDCFNIPLVTFVDVPGFLPGTAQEYGGIIKHGAKLLFAFCEATVPKLTVIARKAYGGAYDVMSSKHIRGDANFAYPTAEIAVMGPDGAVNILYKREMDGAADPAALKEAKTREYREKFANPYVAAERGYVDEVIEPRDTRRRLIQALEVLRTKRDQNPPKKHGNIPL from the coding sequence ATGCCCCTCGAGGACCGCTTCGATGAACTGCGGCACCGCAACCAGCTTGCCGATCTCGGCGGCGGACCCGAGCGCATCGAGCGGCAGCATCGCGCCGGGAAGAAGACGGCGCGCGAGCGGCTCGAGATCCTGCTGGACAAGGGCTCCCTGGCCGAGGTGGACAAGCTGGTGGTGCATCAGAGCCGGGACTTCGGGATGGAGACGCAGCGCATTCCCGGGGATGGCGTGGTGGTCGGGTCGGGTCGTATCCATGGCCGCCCGGTCTATGTCTTCGCCCAGGACTTCACCGTGTTCGGCGGCTCGCTGTCCGAGGCTTACGCCCGCAAGATCTGCAAGATCATGGATCTGGCCATGAAGACGGGCGTGCCCGTCATCGGGCTCAACGACTCCGGGGGGGCGCGCATCCAGGAGGGCGTGGTCTCGCTGGCGGGCTACGCGGACATCTTCCTGCGCAACACGCTCGCCTCGGGCGCCATCCCCCAGATCTCCGCCATCATGGGGCCGTGCGCGGGCGGGGCGGTGTACTCGCCGGCCATCACCGACTTCGTGTTCATGGTGAAGCACTCCTCCTACATGTTCGTCACCGGCCCCGACGTCATCAAGGCGGTGACGCACGAGGAGGTATCGTTCGAGGAACTGGGCGGGGCCTCGACCCACGGCGGCACCTCGGGCGTGGCCCACTTCGCCGCCGAGAGCGAGGACGAGTGCCTCGCGCTGATCCGCGAGCTGATGACGTTCCTCCCGCAGAACAACCTGGAGGACCCGCCCGTCCGACAGGCGCTGGACCCGCCCGACCGGGTGGACGAGGAACTGCAGTCGGCCGTGCCGGAGCAGCCGAACAAGCCTTACGACATCAAGGACATCGTGCGCCCCGTGCTCGACGACCGGTACTTCTTCGAGGTCCAGGCCGACTACGCCCCGAACATCGTCATCGGCTTCGGGCGCCTCAACGGCCGCCCCGTGGGTGTGGTTGCCAACCAGCCGGCGCACCTGGCGGGCTGCCTCGACATCAGCGCCTCGGTCAAGGCCGCGCGCTTCGTGCGCTTCTGCGACTGCTTCAACATCCCGCTCGTCACCTTCGTGGACGTCCCTGGCTTCCTGCCCGGGACGGCGCAGGAATACGGCGGCATCATCAAGCACGGCGCCAAGCTGCTCTTCGCCTTCTGCGAGGCGACGGTGCCCAAGCTGACGGTGATCGCGCGGAAGGCCTATGGCGGCGCGTACGACGTGATGTCCTCCAAGCACATCCGGGGCGACGCCAACTTCGCCTACCCCACGGCCGAGATCGCCGTGATGGGGCCGGACGGGGCGGTGAACATCCTCTACAAGCGCGAGATGGACGGGGCGGCGGATCCGGCGGCGCTGAAGGAGGCGAAGACGCGCGAGTACCGCGAGAAGTTCGCCAACCCCTATGTTGCCGCCGAGCGCGGTTACGTGGACGAGGTGATCGAGCCCAGGGACACCCGGCGGAGACTGATCCAGGCGCTGGAGGTGCTGCGCACCAAGCGGGACCAGAACCCGCCGAAGAAGCACGGAAACATCCCGCTATGA